Proteins from a single region of Hymenobacter aquaticus:
- the lpdA gene encoding dihydrolipoyl dehydrogenase yields MALQYDLVVIGSGPGGYVAAIRASQLGLKVGVVERESLGGICLNWGCIPTKALLKTAQVYEYLQHAQDYGLKVGETGFDFEAVIKRSRGVADGMSKGINFLFKKNKIETVSGVGKLLAPGKVEVTKEDGSKETVEAKHIILATGARSRELPALPIDGKKIIGYRQAMTLPALPKKMVVVGSGAIGVEFAYFYRTMGTEVTVVEYLPRIVPVEDEEVSRQMEKSFKKIGIEVMTSAEVTKVDTSGAGCNVTVKTAKGDQQIACDIVLSAAGVVTNLENLGLEELGIKVEKGRVIVDDYYQTSVPGIYAIGDIVPGPALAHVASAEGIICVEQITGHHPEPLNYQNIPGCTYAQPEIASVGLTEKEARDKGFDVLVGKFPFSASGKASAAGAKDGFVKVIFDKKYGEWLGAHMIGANVTEMIAEVVVARKLETTGHEIIKAVHPHPTMSEAVMEAAAAAYGEVIHL; encoded by the coding sequence ATGGCATTGCAATACGACCTGGTCGTTATCGGCAGCGGCCCCGGAGGCTACGTAGCTGCTATTCGGGCTTCTCAGCTCGGCTTGAAAGTAGGCGTGGTGGAGCGGGAGTCGCTCGGCGGTATCTGCCTCAACTGGGGCTGCATCCCGACCAAAGCCCTGCTCAAAACGGCGCAGGTGTATGAGTACCTCCAGCACGCCCAGGACTACGGTCTGAAAGTAGGGGAGACGGGCTTCGACTTCGAGGCCGTCATCAAGCGCAGCCGCGGCGTGGCCGACGGCATGAGCAAGGGCATCAACTTCCTGTTCAAAAAGAATAAAATCGAAACCGTATCGGGCGTGGGCAAGCTGCTGGCCCCCGGCAAGGTGGAGGTGACCAAAGAAGACGGCTCGAAGGAAACCGTGGAGGCCAAGCACATCATTCTGGCCACCGGGGCCCGCTCGCGCGAGCTGCCCGCCCTGCCGATTGACGGCAAGAAAATCATCGGCTACCGCCAGGCCATGACCCTGCCCGCCCTGCCCAAGAAGATGGTTGTGGTGGGTTCGGGCGCCATCGGCGTCGAGTTTGCCTACTTCTACCGCACGATGGGCACCGAGGTAACGGTGGTGGAATACCTGCCCCGCATCGTGCCCGTGGAAGACGAGGAAGTGAGCCGGCAGATGGAGAAATCCTTCAAGAAAATCGGCATTGAGGTCATGACTTCGGCCGAGGTAACGAAGGTGGATACCAGCGGCGCGGGCTGCAACGTCACCGTGAAAACGGCCAAGGGCGACCAGCAGATTGCCTGCGACATCGTGCTCAGCGCCGCCGGCGTGGTGACCAACCTCGAAAACCTGGGTCTGGAAGAGCTGGGCATCAAGGTGGAGAAAGGCCGCGTCATCGTGGACGACTACTACCAGACCAGCGTGCCCGGCATCTACGCCATCGGCGACATCGTGCCCGGCCCCGCGCTGGCCCACGTAGCCTCGGCCGAGGGCATCATCTGCGTCGAGCAGATTACCGGCCACCACCCCGAGCCGCTCAACTACCAGAACATTCCCGGCTGCACCTACGCCCAGCCCGAAATTGCCAGCGTCGGCCTCACCGAGAAAGAGGCCCGCGACAAAGGCTTCGACGTGCTGGTGGGCAAGTTCCCCTTCTCGGCCTCGGGCAAGGCTTCGGCCGCCGGTGCCAAGGACGGCTTCGTGAAGGTTATCTTCGACAAGAAGTACGGCGAGTGGCTCGGTGCCCACATGATTGGGGCCAACGTCACGGAAATGATTGCCGAGGTGGTCGTCGCCCGCAAGCTCGAAACCACCGGCCACGAAATCATTAAGGCCGTGCACCCGCATCCCACGATGAGCGAAGCCGTGATGGAAGCCGCCGCCGCCGCTTACGGCGAGGTGATTCACCTGTAA
- a CDS encoding tetratricopeptide repeat protein, producing the protein MKHFSALLFLGALALPAAHAQQALTATATPAPTATAPTTAPAPARRLSNGEYKAQIKAADATLKTKPKDVDARLSRAAAHLELKDYEEAVADYTALLRTQPANADWLYQRGTAYLRAEKFQPAINDFSKILKADPKNTPSLLYRGVAKMKMLNFKGAIPDFGAIIEQEPENAEALEYRGVCYSHAGQDDLAMQDLEKAAALNPAAAKTLKRYRPSK; encoded by the coding sequence ATGAAACACTTTTCCGCGCTACTTTTTCTCGGCGCCCTGGCGCTGCCCGCCGCCCACGCCCAGCAGGCCCTGACGGCCACGGCCACCCCGGCCCCTACGGCTACTGCCCCGACCACCGCCCCGGCCCCCGCCAGGCGCCTGTCGAACGGCGAGTACAAAGCCCAGATCAAGGCGGCCGACGCCACGCTCAAAACCAAGCCCAAGGACGTGGACGCCCGCCTGAGCCGGGCCGCTGCTCACCTCGAGCTGAAAGATTATGAGGAAGCCGTGGCCGACTACACGGCCCTGCTGCGCACCCAGCCCGCCAACGCGGACTGGCTCTACCAGCGCGGCACGGCTTACCTGCGCGCCGAGAAGTTTCAGCCGGCCATCAACGACTTCTCCAAGATTCTGAAAGCCGACCCCAAGAACACGCCCAGCCTGCTGTACCGGGGTGTGGCCAAGATGAAGATGCTCAACTTCAAAGGAGCCATTCCGGACTTCGGGGCCATTATTGAGCAGGAGCCCGAAAATGCCGAGGCCCTGGAGTACCGGGGTGTGTGCTACTCGCACGCGGGCCAGGACGACCTAGCCATGCAGGACCTGGAAAAAGCCGCGGCGTTGAACCCCGCCGCCGCCAAAACCCTGAAGCGCTACCGCCCCAGCAAGTAG
- a CDS encoding replication-associated recombination protein A has product MATGSLFDSEPSSAAPVRPPVAANAPLAERRRPRTLDEYAGQQHLVGPEGVLRRYLTAKRLPSLILWGPPGVGKTTLAHLLAEALGQPFAALSAVNAGVKDVRDVIEKARRQRGTVLFIDEIHRFSKSQQDALLGAVEQGIVTLIGATTENPSFEVIPAVLSRAQVYVLEPLSKDVLTELVDKALAEDEILKQKKVRVAEYGALLMISGGDARKLLNLLEIVVESSRPDAKTGEIVITDAVVQQLAQQNLARYDKGGEMHYDVISAFIKSIRGSDPNAALYWLAVMLEGGEDAKFIARRLLILASEDVGNANPNALMLAQSCFQAVTVIGMPESDIILGQTVVYLATSPKSNASYKAIREARALVRQQGVQAVPIPLRNAPTKLMKELGYGDQYQYSHDYAGNFAYQEFMPAGLSGRVFYQPGHNPAEHKMQERLRQWWGEKYGY; this is encoded by the coding sequence ATGGCTACCGGCTCCCTCTTCGATTCCGAACCTTCCTCCGCGGCCCCCGTGCGCCCACCCGTGGCGGCCAATGCCCCGCTGGCCGAGCGCCGCCGCCCCCGCACCCTCGACGAGTACGCCGGGCAGCAGCACCTGGTGGGCCCTGAGGGCGTGCTGCGGCGCTACCTCACGGCCAAGCGCCTGCCCTCCCTGATTTTGTGGGGTCCGCCCGGCGTGGGCAAAACCACCCTGGCCCACCTGCTGGCCGAGGCCCTGGGCCAGCCCTTTGCCGCCCTCAGCGCCGTAAATGCCGGGGTGAAAGACGTGCGCGACGTCATCGAGAAAGCCCGGCGGCAGCGCGGCACGGTGCTGTTTATCGACGAGATTCACCGCTTCAGCAAGTCGCAGCAGGATGCCTTGCTGGGCGCCGTGGAGCAGGGCATCGTCACGCTCATCGGGGCCACGACCGAGAATCCGTCGTTCGAGGTGATTCCGGCCGTGCTCAGCCGGGCCCAGGTCTACGTGCTGGAGCCTTTGAGCAAGGACGTGCTGACCGAGCTGGTGGATAAGGCCCTGGCCGAAGACGAGATTCTCAAGCAGAAGAAGGTGCGGGTGGCCGAGTACGGAGCCCTGCTCATGATTTCGGGCGGCGACGCGCGCAAGCTGCTCAACCTGCTCGAAATCGTGGTGGAGTCGAGCCGGCCCGATGCCAAAACCGGCGAAATCGTCATTACCGACGCGGTAGTGCAGCAGCTGGCCCAGCAGAACCTGGCCCGCTACGACAAGGGCGGCGAAATGCACTACGACGTTATTTCGGCCTTTATCAAGAGCATCCGCGGCTCCGACCCCAACGCGGCCCTCTACTGGCTGGCCGTGATGCTGGAAGGCGGCGAGGATGCCAAGTTCATTGCCCGCCGCCTGCTGATTCTGGCCTCCGAAGACGTGGGCAACGCCAACCCCAACGCCCTGATGCTGGCCCAGAGCTGCTTCCAGGCCGTCACGGTCATCGGCATGCCCGAGTCCGACATCATCCTGGGGCAGACGGTGGTGTATCTGGCCACCTCGCCCAAGAGCAACGCCAGCTACAAGGCCATTCGCGAAGCCCGGGCCCTGGTGCGGCAGCAGGGCGTGCAGGCCGTGCCCATCCCGCTGCGCAACGCCCCCACCAAGCTGATGAAGGAGCTGGGCTACGGCGACCAGTACCAGTACTCCCACGACTACGCGGGCAACTTCGCCTACCAGGAGTTCATGCCCGCCGGCCTCAGCGGCCGGGTGTTCTACCAGCCCGGCCACAACCCCGCCGAGCACAAGATGCAGGAGCGCCTGCGCCAGTGGTGGGGCGAGAAGTACGGGTATTAG
- a CDS encoding DMT family transporter: MKNSLRVHAALFVVAVIYAANYSLSKDVMPHYMGPFGIVTLRILGAALFFALVSRLIAPHDRIQGRADTVRSILCGIIGIGGNQLLFFSGLNFTSPINASLLQTIAPIVVVVASAILLSEKITLLRVLGIVLGGIGAATVILSREAGTVVYPNATLGNLFILLNATAFGVYLVIVTPLMRKYHPFTVLARIFLVGAFVAVPFGWRGVLSADYGSFPLYIWAEIVYMIVCLTILAYLLNNWALKYASPALLGVYIYLQPILAVLIAVALGKDHFTPARALQAALIFGGVFLVSRKPKNTAAPAPDDAIPLEPVQD; encoded by the coding sequence ATGAAAAATTCTCTCCGCGTGCACGCGGCTTTATTCGTGGTGGCCGTCATCTACGCGGCCAACTATAGCTTGTCGAAAGATGTGATGCCGCACTACATGGGCCCCTTCGGCATCGTGACGCTGCGCATTCTGGGAGCGGCCCTGTTCTTTGCCCTCGTCAGCCGCCTAATAGCGCCCCACGACCGGATACAGGGCCGCGCCGACACCGTGCGGTCCATTCTGTGCGGCATTATCGGCATTGGGGGCAACCAGCTGCTGTTTTTCTCGGGCCTGAACTTCACCTCGCCCATCAACGCCTCCCTGCTGCAAACCATTGCCCCGATTGTGGTGGTCGTTGCCTCGGCCATTCTGCTCAGCGAGAAGATAACCCTGCTGCGGGTGCTGGGCATCGTGCTGGGCGGTATCGGGGCGGCCACGGTTATTCTGAGCCGGGAGGCGGGCACTGTCGTGTACCCCAACGCCACGCTGGGCAACCTGTTCATTCTGCTCAACGCCACGGCCTTTGGCGTGTACCTGGTTATCGTGACGCCCCTGATGCGCAAGTACCACCCGTTCACGGTGCTGGCCCGCATTTTCCTGGTGGGCGCTTTCGTGGCCGTGCCCTTCGGCTGGCGCGGCGTGCTTTCGGCCGACTACGGCAGCTTCCCGCTTTACATCTGGGCCGAAATCGTGTACATGATTGTCTGCCTGACCATTCTGGCGTATTTGCTCAACAACTGGGCCCTGAAGTACGCCTCCCCCGCCCTGCTGGGCGTGTACATCTACCTGCAGCCCATTCTGGCCGTGCTCATTGCCGTGGCCCTGGGCAAAGACCACTTCACCCCCGCCCGCGCCCTGCAGGCAGCGTTGATTTTCGGAGGTGTATTCCTGGTGAGCCGCAAGCCGAAAAACACGGCAGCACCAGCCCCGGACGACGCCATTCCGCTGGAGCCGGTGCAGGATTAG